From the genome of Primulina eburnea isolate SZY01 chromosome 12, ASM2296580v1, whole genome shotgun sequence, one region includes:
- the LOC140808273 gene encoding probable inactive purple acid phosphatase 2, with the protein MITPTPFLYVYFFCLLFYVSHGSVSISVSHKLLSKSGDPITIRWSGVDSPSKLDWLGIYSPSNSSHENFIGYIFLSTSIGWRSGSGSLTFPVVNLRSKYQFRIFHWTKSEVDVTRLDNDHNPLPGTKKLLAESEEIEFEPGCGPEQVHLALTGKDGEMRVMFVTHDGEESFVRYGLTRREMGRVVGTRVSRYEREDMCDSPANESVGWRDPGFIHDGVMINLEIGKRYYYQVGSDPGGWSVKFSFISQNLDSDETVAFMLGDMGTAAPYKTFDRTQGESLSTIRWIKRDIESFGNKPMMISHIGDISYARGYSWLWDTFFTQIEPIASRVPYHVCIGNHEYNWPLQPWKPKWASSVYKKDSGGECGVPYSLRFNMPGNDSELTGMKAPETRNLYYSFDMGVVHFVYLSTETNFLPGSKQYEFLKRDLGTTDRRKTPFVVVQGHRPMYTTANKNREAGLRARMIEHLEPLLVKNKVSLVLWGHVHRYERFCPLNNFSCGELDKNRDAEWLAFPVHVVIGMAGQDSQPLWETRVGHPDDPIFPQPVRSLYRSGEFGYTRLVATREKLGLYYVGNHDGEVHDAVEIAAPPGEVVRSGGGETVMGRWSEFISLSWHADLSSRILFLVLIGLIGYVIGKMSYGGRHGFVDKNWSPLKNEVV; encoded by the exons ATGATCACTCCAACTCCCTTCCTCTACGTATATTTTTTCTGCCTTCTCTTTTACGTAAGCCACGGTTCGGTTTCAATCTCCGTCAGTCATAAGCTGTTGTCAAAGTCGGGTGATCCGATAACGATCCGTTGGTCCGGTGTCGACTCACCTTCCAAGCTTGATTGGCTCGGGATCTACTCCCCTTCAAATTCCTCCCATGAAAACTTCATTGGTTATATTTTTCTATCCACCTCCATAGGATGGAGATCCGGGTCAGGTTCGCTTACTTTTCCCGTTGTCAACCTCCGATCCAAGTACCAATTCCGGATCTTCCACTGGACCAAGTCGGAAGTCGACGTCACCCGATTGGACAACGATCACAACCCATTGCCAGGGACTAAGAAGCTGCTAGCAGAGTCGGAGGAGATCGAGTTCGAGCCGGGTTGTGGCCCTGAGCAGGTGCATTTGGCCTTGACGGGTAAGGATGGGGAAATGCGGGTGATGTTCGTGACCCATGATGGGGAAGAGAGTTTTGTGAGATATGGGTTGACCCGGAGAGAGATGGGCCGGGTGGTGGGTACCCGTGTTTCGAGGTATGAGAGGGAAGATATGTGTGATTCTCCAGCGAATGAAAGTGTTGGATGGAGGGATCCCGGATTTATTCATGATGGTGTCATGATCAATTTGGAGATAGGGAAAAGATACTATTATCAG GTTGGAAGTGATCCCGGCGGATGGAGCGTCAAGTTCAGCTTCATTTCGCAGAATCTTGATTCGGATGAAACAGTAGCCTTCATGTTAGGCGATATGGGAACAGCGGCACCATACAAAACTTTTGATCGAACACAAGGAGAGAGCTTGTCCACGATCAGATGGATAAAACGTGACATTGAATCCTTTGGTAATAAGCCCATGATGATCTCGCACATTGGAGATATCAGCTATGCCAGAGGCTATTCCTGGTTATGGGACACTTTCTTCACTCAAATCGAGCCTATTGCCTCTAGAGTCCCGTACCACGTTTGCATTGGCAATCACGAATACAACTGGCCTCTGCAGCCGTGGAAACCAAAATGGGCTAGTTCGGTATACAAGAAAGACAGTGGAGGGGAATGTGGAGTGCCTTACAGTCTTCGCTTTAACATGCCTGGAAATGATTCAGAACTAACCGGAATGAAGGCCCCTGAGACCCGAAATCTGTATTATTCATTCGACATGGGAGTGGTCCATTTCGTGTATCTATCTACTGAGACAAACTTCTTACCAGGGAGTAAGCAGTATGAGTTCTTGAAGCGTGATTTGGGGACGACTGATAGGAGAAAAACTCCTTTTGTGGTGGTACAAGGGCATAGGCCAATGTACACAACAGCTAATAAAAACAGAGAAGCGGGTTTGAGGGCGAGGATGATCGAGCATTTGGAGCCACTTTTGGTGAAGAATAAGGTCAGTCTCGTGTTATGGGGTCATGTTCACAGATATGAAAGGTTCTGTCCTCTAAATAACTTTTCTTGTGGGGAGCTGGACAAAAATAGGGACGCTGAATGGCTTGCGTTTCCGGTGCATGTTGTGATTGGGATGGCAGGGCAGGACTCGCAGCCATTGTGGGAAACAAGGGTGGGACATCCCGATGACCCCATTTTTCCACAACCCGTACGATCTTTGTATCGAAGTGGTGAGTTTGGGTACACTAGGCTCGTGGCTACGAGGGAGAAACTCGGGCTTTATTATGTGGGGAATCACGATGGAGAGGTGCACGACGCGGTGGAGATAGCTGCACCACCAGGTGAAGTAGTTAGGAGTGGCGGCGGAGAGACGGTGATGGGGCGGTGGTCAGAGTTCATTAGTTTATCATGGCATGCTGATTTAAGTtcaaggattctatttttggtgcTAATTGGTTTAATTGGTTATGTGATCGGGAAAATGTCATATGGTGGAAGACATGGTTTTGTGGATAAAAATTGGAGTCCTTTGAAGAATGAAGTAGTATGA
- the LOC140807468 gene encoding putative SNAP25 homologous protein SNAP30, producing MFGFRKSPANNKPPTQKSVDPTNPFDSDTESDKKNTITPSRRTSSEPIIVTPDDDDDFFGRRPPSASKQKDLDKMSVQELEDYAMNKAGETTNSVNNCLKIAEDMRQDATRTLDMLNQQGEQIHRTHVMAVDMDRDLSRGEKLLNNLGGMFSKPWMPKKTRAINGPLTSKDDNDTGKRSTPEQREKLGLDQAPKKRGSRTPPPEPTNALQKVELEKGKQDDALSDLSNILGELKGMAVDMGSELNRQNKALDHLGQDVDELNSRVKGANQRARRLIGK from the exons ATGTTTGGCTTCAGAAAATCGCCGGCCAACAACAAACCCCCAACTCagaaatcagtagatcctaccAATCCTTTTGATTCGGATACCGAATCAGATAAGAAAAACACAATCACACCATCTAGAAGAACATCTTCCGAGCCCATAATTGTGACaccggatgatgatgatgatttttTCGGGAGGCGGCCGCCTTCTGCAAGCAAGCAAAAGGACTTAGATAAAATGTCAGTTCAAGAATTAGAGGATTATGCTATGAACAAGGCTGGGGAGACCACTAACTCGGTGAACAATTGCTTAAAGATTGCAGAGGATATGAGACAAGATGCTACTAGGACACTGGACATGTTGAACCAGCAGGGCGAGCAAATTCACAGGACACACGTGATGGCTGTGGATATGGACCGAGATTTGAGCCGG GGGGAGAAATTGTTGAATAATCTCGGTGGCATGTTTTCGAAGCCGTGGATGCCAAAGAAGACAAGGGCGATCAATGGTCCTTTAACTTCAAAAG ATGATAATGATACAGGAAAAAGAAGTACTCCGGAGCAAAGAGAAAAGTTGGGCTTAGATCAGGCACCCAAAAAACGTGGCTCGCGCACACCTCCTCCGGAGCCAACTAATGCCCTGCAGAAAGTTGAG TTGGAGAAAGGAAAGCAGGATGATGCACTTTCAGACCTTAGCAATATATTGGGTGAACTAAAAGGCATGGCTGTCGATATGGGAAGCGAACTGAACAGGCAAAACAAGGCCCTGGATCACCTTGGACAAGATGTTGATGAACTCAATTCTAGAGTGAAAGGTGCCAATCAACGTGCACGGCGTTTGATTGGCAAGTGA